The proteins below come from a single Tigriopus californicus strain San Diego chromosome 3, Tcal_SD_v2.1, whole genome shotgun sequence genomic window:
- the LOC131878461 gene encoding glutamate receptor ionotropic, delta-2-like isoform X2, translating into MRTLLSWLHSMLLFCDFCQTHSAKYDVLIVHEDKEPVLEGIQNYPIRLSITKGPSNFTMFCDDSWDDPNGSKDCPNLATEASQKDEQSDLRGVFLRVSILPYFPLVNLELPDVNGYFVDVLNILADLMHFQVVYQKPPDGRWGSKNDDGTWNGMVGDLTNNKSDISIGGLSITEDRFQVIDFTHSLIDDDVTLNYRVLEPAELNFHAFFQVFQSGTWISIGVAFILIVIGLCLTNQMGPNKLGILRSCEITWVNFILRDPNGHDHFASTSTLFSYKIWFAIMSLFSLIVMTVYTGDLTSKMTASGPVDDLTSFQDIIDRKWQLLIRPGTSVYDNAALSPVGSALQKVLQDQTFDNKLDLPLIDVLMT; encoded by the exons ATGCGGACATTACTTTCTTGGTTGCATTCAATGTTATTGTTTTGCGATTTCTGCCAAACTCATTCTGCAAAATATGATGTTTTAATTGTTCATGAAGACAAAGAACCTGTTTTAGAGGGTATTCAGAATTATCCAATCAGGTTATCAATTACCAAGGGGCCGAGCAATTTCACCATGTTTTGTGACGATTCTTGGGATGATCCCAACGGATCCAAAGATTGCCCAAATCTTGCCACCGAAGCATCTCAAAAGGATGAGCAATCTGATTTACGAGGCGTTTTTTTGAGAGTCTCTATTTTGCCTTATTTTCCATTGGTAAACCTGGAATTGCCCGACGTGAATGGATACTTCGTGGACGTGTTGAATATCTTGGCAGACCTGATGCATTTCCAAGTGGTTTATCAAAAGCCTCCAGATGGTCGTTGGGGAAGCAAGAACGACGATGGaacttggaatggaatggttGGAGACCTGACAAACAATAAAAGTGATATATCCATTGGAGGCCTCTCAATCACCGAGGATAGAttccaagtgattgatttcaCTCATTCTCTGATCGATGATGACGTGACACTGAACTATCGGGTTTTGGAACCGGCAGAGCTTAACTTTCATGccttttttcaagtgttcCAAAGTGGAACCTGGATCAGCATTGGAGTAGCCTTCATCCTCATCGTTATTGGCCTTTGTTTGACCAATCAAATGGGACCGAACAAGCTTGGAATTCTGAGGAGTTGTGAAATTACTTGGGTTAATTTTATCCTCAGGGACCCAAATGGTCATGATCATTTTGCCAGCACTTCTACGCTTTTTTCGTACAAGATTTGGTTTGCCATAATGagcttgttttctttgattgtcaTGACCGTTTACACCGGAGACTTGACGTCGAAAATGACAGCATCTGGTCCAGTGGACGACCTAACCTCATTTCAAG ACATAATTGATCGTAAATGGCAACTCCTAATAAGGCCAGGAACAAGCGTTTATGATAACGCGGCACTAAGCCCGGTGGGAAGTgctttgcaaaaggttttaCAAGACCAGacatttgacaacaaattggATCTGCCCTTGATAGACGTCCTAATGA CGTAA
- the LOC131878462 gene encoding uncharacterized protein LOC131878462 — protein MLQFTRGSFPGIIPHLWTPSSMETVQEKAVAEARRLLSSIRIIGDEAEIGKMTVDEHHMFELIFACRHDTDLFVKLLELRDPTLEMVLSTATAFESARRIREQAVPLTTSVAAVIDQGACDRCGRTGHSRVSCPLRDVVCHECGKAGHLGRVCRQRIKSRERSSSRERPKFRESAYAHDRCRDGSRESQRGRDRVRRAPTPSHRDRGSRRPSSAYIPAVVDKTCFRSTPTIRLSCTFEKGRIQYITAIPDTGATRTLIPASKLPPDIMPQPSSTNLVAANGSSITNAGSISVVVSVLGGPTTSISAIVSPDLVGSMLISWHDLLALNIIPKNFPRPIPGGDIVRGVASKEIEVADTVDKIKADYTDVLVDSLGKASGTIRGPKMIIELDKSANVRPCKREQLCHVRNPLNRPHPLTLSKSPEVKRQDW, from the exons ATGCTTCAGTTTACTAGAGGATCGTTTCCTGGAATTATACCCCATCTTTGGACGCCGTCTAGCATGGAAACAGTGCAAGAAAAAGCAGTCGCAGAAGCTCGTCGACTATTATCATCAATACGAATTATTGGAGATGAGGCCGAAATCGGAAAAATGACTGTGGATGAGCATCACATGTTTGAATTAATTTTTGCATGCCGTCACGACACCGACTTGTTCGTGAAGCTATTGGAACTCAGGGATCCAACGTTGGAAATGGTTCTAAGCACGGCTACTGCCTTTGAGTCGGCTCGAAGAATTCGGGAACAGGCCGTACCACTGACGACGTCAGTGGCGGCAGTTATTGATCAAGGTGCGTGTGATCGTTGTGGACGCACTGGACATTCACGTGTGAGCTGTCCACTCCGTGACGTTGTTTGCCATGAATGCGGCAAGGCGGGGCATCTGGGGCGTGTTTGTCGTCAACGCATTAAATCAAGGGAAAGATCATCGTCCCGTGAAAGGCCGAAATTCCGGGAGTCAGCCTATGCCCATGATAGATGTCGCGATGGATCACGTGAGAGCCAACGGGGCAGGGATAGGGTTCGCAGAGCCCCAACACCAAGTCATCGTGACCGGGGAAGCAGAAGGCCATCCTCCGCCTATATTCCAGCTGTGGTTGACAAAACGTGTTTCCGATCAACACCAACAATACGGCTCTCCTGCACGTTTGAAAAGGGCAGAATTCAATACATCACTGCTATTCCAGACACGGGAGCTACTCGCACCTTGATACCGGCATCAAAACTACCACCGGACATCATGCCCCAACCATCTTCAACAAATCTTGTTGCTGCAAATGGGTCATCGATAACCAATGCTGGTTCTATCTCGGTTGTGGTGTCAGTTCTAGGTGGTCCGACTACTTCCATATCCGCTATTGTGTCACCAGATTTGGTTGGTTCAATGTTAATTAGTTGGCACGatcttttggccttgaatatCATCCCCAAGAACTTTCCCCGTCCGATTCCTGGTGGTGACATCGTCCGGGGTGTTGCGAGCAAGGAAATTGAGGTGGCTGACACTGTGGACAAGATCAAAGCTGATTATACAGATGTGTTGGTGGATTCTCTTGGCAAGGCATCAGGTACAATTCGGGGACCGAAAATGATTATTGAGTTGGACAAGTCCGCAAACGTGAGGCCGTGCAAG CGGGAGCAATTGTGCCATGTACGGAACCCACTGAATAGACCTCACCCGCTCACTTTGTCGAAAAGCCCGGAGGTAAAAAGGCAAGATTGGTGA